The genomic region GTGTCTCTCCTTGACATCAACCAAGCTGGCGAGAAGCTGGTCCATGTAGGCATTGAACTGCTCCGACTCTCGGATGTGGcacttgctgctgttggacTCAACATGCTGGGTGATCGAAGCAAGTGATCCAAACGTGTTGAGACAGTAGGGGCAGCGGTACTTGCTCGTAGAGTGAGCCTCAGAGGTGAGGTGGGCGATGAGTCCCTTCGCTGTCTTGAAGGCCTTGCCGCATCTCCCCAAGCGACAGTTGAACTTTTGGGTGTACTCGGAGTAAAACCGTCCCACGTTGAAGTTGGGATGTTTGGGGTCGAACTCGCTCATGAGTTCATAAGCAGTTCTGGCGCTGGGAGCAGTGACTTGCTTGAGCTGCTCTTGAGTAGGGCGCTGAGCTGCAGGAGCATCCGGGAACAGATTTTTACCCTGGTTCCAGctgttctctttcttctccttgacggGCTGGAGCGCGGTAGAACTAGATTCGCCAAGACTGGGGAACTGACTCTGCTCAATAGTAAAGGGAGCAGGAATGCTTCCGGTTGACTCCCAGGTAGCATCAGGAAGACCCTTGTCCGCATTCTCGGGCATGTACTTTCCGTAGTTGTTCTTGAGAGGCTCTTGGGTCAGAGCAGTGAGGGCCTGGGAAAAccccatctt from Fusarium fujikuroi IMI 58289 draft genome, chromosome FFUJ_chr04 harbors:
- a CDS encoding uncharacterized protein (reviewed:yes 1), whose translation is MVSEYKTGSGTLSSNRFWCEPCKRIFRTWQQLHDHKEKMSAQGKPKHIHCQFCGLDFHTEAAKITHIQQDHPQEQNLYCTGCGKGPFVRVGGLVTHVEKECLILSTKTIEAMREEKMGFSQALTALTQEPLKNNYGKYMPENADKGLPDATWESTGSIPAPFTIEQSQFPSLGESSSTALQPVKEKKENSWNQGKNLFPDAPAAQRPTQEQLKQVTAPSARTAYELMSEFDPKHPNFNVGRFYSEYTQKFNCRLGRCGKAFKTAKGLIAHLTSEAHSTSKYRCPYCLNTFGSLASITQHVESNSSKCHIRESEQFNAYMDQLLASLVDVKERHPDGTVRYETSKTFGKGPSPGSDLVQQKENPKVNGGDPYAGKKIHW